gagctataaatacccCTTCACCCTCCTTCAGTAACTCTCTTCCTCTCAATCTCACTCTCCACTACTCGAGCTCAGACCTAGCACCACCACTGAAACTCATCATCGCCGCtgtggaagagcttcactgccttgacTTCTTCGTCACCGTACTCGCGTCTGTCGCGGATATATTCACTCTACCGCTGTTGTAGCCGTCTTCTTTCGTCGAGTTAGGGCGTAGAAGATCCAAACCGACGAACTTCTCCTCCTCCACTTCTCCATGTTCGTCATGTTCATCAgcaagggtaattaaaatctaattttattgCCCTAGTAGATCTTTATGATTTCTCAGAATCTTCAAAAAGATGTTTATTCCTCAACAATTCATCATATGAACACCTCCTAAGCCTAATTCACTTGATTTATTTCACTAAGACATGTTATTCTTcaaaagattcctcaattgtgtaaattctaggatctgcacaactctggagcctaagtcaagaacacttaggccttgtttggttccAGGGGAACTAATCCCCTAGTGGAATTAATCCACTAGGGGATCAAATTGATCCCTGCCTGTCACCAATCCACCGTATAGCTCATCCATGTCAAACCACTTCACTTCAAACTCATTTGGTTCTCTCATACTAAAAGGGGGGTTTGGTTCAGTTATTAATGACCCATCAATTTCAGCAAAAAAAACAAACATcctagataaaataaaaacaaacatcCTAGATAACATAAAAATTGATGTGCACCGTATAACAAGATAAACAAAAATCCTTGATAATCATATAAAAAATGGTGTGCAACATAGCATTTGAATGCAGCACTAGCATATATAAGCAAGAATTTTTGTGATAATTCAGCACAAATTACATATCATCCTTGATAACTTAGTACAAACTACTCCGAACTTTTACGATTCATTCGAAAAATAGATAAACAACACTTGTTCCTTGATTGCGCACTTCTCGCCGATGGGCCTACTCATATCCATGTTCTTCAGCTGGCATTTGTGGTTCAAGCAAGGCATAACAAGGGTCATGAACCATGAACTCATCATTAAACTACAAGATACTAAATATATTTGTGCAACTACAGGATAGTACAGGACCCATATATTTGTGGAACTAGAGGATACTGAATATATTTGTGCAACTACAGAATACTACATGACCCATATATTTGCAACTACAGGATACTACAGGATTAATATATTTTTGAACTAATAATACGATGACTTTAATAGCCAGGTTCTAAATACGGACAGTATATATGTGACATTTGCTTTCCTGCATATAAACATCCGCTAGATGGCAAAACTGTGTCTAGTGTACTAATGGTATGATGGCTTCACGAATTAAAGTGTCACTATACAAATGGTATGCAGATAACAAAACATGTGAGGGTGTCTCATTTATACCACCTGGAAGAAATATTCAACACAAAACAAGCAAAAGCTGGCATACACTCTAGTGTTTATGATTCTGAGTACAGTAAAACAAGCATGCATGTAGACTATCACTGCATGCATGCAGATGCAGGTGTTCCATGTTCATGTTGAGAACCTGTCACAATCCTTGACTTGAGTATGTTTAATCCTCATTTCCTATGCATGCAAGACATGTTATTTCAGCAGTAATGATCTTTCATTTATTTGTCCATTTTTTATTTAGTTGTTTATGCAGTAGTGATAGGCATACAaaaaacatagcaaaatatcctaGCACTGCAATGTGGCATGTTGGCTCAACAATCACCAGTTTGCACAGATCAGTAATAATCTTATAGACTAATAACAAGACTGGTACAGCTCTGTGCATCAAGGAAATGTGCTACATACAGGCATACAGTGCAGCAAATATGATGAATCCATCATAATCATAAGCACATACAGCATGTACAACTGCTACCCCTTAAAAAAACTAGACATTTTTAATGACTATTTACTGATGCCACAGACAGACCATGTATCTAGTATGCATGCCCCTGACAAATCAAATGTAGATTTctagatgcaagatattatagtaTACCTGACTCAAGCTAGTCTAGCCAATTGCCTCCTTAACCACATGATGCGACTTGATGGATCGGCGCTGAGGAAAATCTCTCTCTTTTGTTCATTCATGAAAACATCAAAGGCATCTACTTTTTCTTCAGTGGTTAGCTCTTCAATTTCGTTCGCCACAGCGATGCATTTCTTGATTGAAAACTCATCTACATCAGCCTTGGCTCTCTCCCTTGCTGCAGCTTCCTCTCCAGCTTGCTTGGTCTTCATGGCAATATAGCTCTCCATCATCCCTGCAACATCAGCTTTCTTGCGTTTCTTTAGCTCCTTCTCCACTCGCTTCCCAACAGTACCTTGAACCTCCATAGGATCTTTTCCAACCACTTTTTCTGGTTGCTGGGTAGAGATGCAtatctcatcgtcgtcgtcatcatcatccacTCTCTCTTCAATATCCAAaaatgtgctctctctctctcgaaaggCTCATCAACATTATCAACTTGAGTAAGAATAGGATGTTGAGAAGGTTCAGATGACGTGAAGTTCAAAGTTCCTTCAGCTGTTTGTCCTACACAAGGAAAATGACATAAGAGATCAATTAAACATAGTTGAGGATAAGCATGCTGATTCTGAATTTCGATTTCTAACATGCTGATTACTCTAACATGcttcaaagaaaaaaaaacagcacTGTACTGACTACTCTAACATGCTGATTCTGAATTTCGATTTCTAAATAGTTGAGGATCCAACAAACAGAACCGGCATAGTATGACAAGAGAGCCATTTATTAATTAACCACACTTTGACAAGCAAATTAAGACTGACTGGGTGCAGCATATCTCCATCTCATGCCCCTACCCCCTACCCAACGAAAACAAGAGGAGGGAGCAAGAACTAGCAACATGGGGGGCACAAGCAAAATTAAGCAAACAAcatgaggtgggaaattaagaaggaagggaaggaaggaatgAAGGGGGTACTACTCAGTATAAATAAGTTCAGCTCACCATCATGTAGCTCTCCTAAAGCATCAAACAATGGAAAGGAAGCCCTGTTGGAGCGGAACTTCTTCGCTTTAGGAAATGACTAAAAAGAGAAGAAATTAATTGGTGAATAGCCACACAATAATTTATCACAATGAGGACAGAAGGCATGTACAAGGACAGAATTAACTTACAATGAGAATATTTTCCCACAATGCAGGTTCAGCCACCACCATCTTCCTTGAGTCATCCCATGAGATTCCGCTTTGCATCCTTGCTTCTTTGAGGAAGCGATAGTCCCTTTTGAGCTCCTTTTCCTTATTTTGTATCTGCAGCTTTGTGAATAAAGCATATGGATGCTTCTCATTCATTTCTCTTGTTATCTTGTTCCATGCTTCAGTAGACCATCCATTGTCTCCCCTAAATGATGGGTTGTTATGCTCATGAAACAACTCAACTAGAGTCTTCTCTTGTTCAAAAGTCCATGATGCTCTAGCTTTTGGAGATGCCCCTTTCCTTTTTGAGGTACAACCTTTTGGAGATGTCCCTTTCCTTTTTGTACTACAAGCTTTTGGTGACAACTTCTTGGACGAAGCCACGAACTTCGGAGAAACTCTTCCAAACATCATAGCTGTTGAGCACAATAATGTTAGTAACAATGTTATCTAACTTAGTCATGAAAATATTATgtgctaacaattatggaaagaaACAAAGAGTTCAGATTACTAACTCTTTCCACATCCTCACTCCTCCCCACatcttccttgctactgttggcgATAAATGACATAATCTTCCCACATCTTTATTGCAATCGTGTCTCTATCATTATCTCCATGAACTATTTGATTACTCAACGACTCCACATCATTGTGGTATTGATTATCACCTCCCGGGAGATCAACAAAATCCCTCGCTGGTATGTTATTGGGCTGATTGTCTAACCACTCCTCGTCACCTTTATGCATTCTAATGATATTATGAAAAACCACAGCAGCTGCCGGTATCTTGACTTGGTTCTCTATGCGATGAAATGTACCGACTTTGAGGATAGGAAATCGTTTTTTCAAAAACCCCAAAGCCCTCTCTATATAATTCCTTAATATAGCATGACGAAGGTTGAATAATTCCTTGTAGTTCCTTGGTCGACGTTGACCACGCTGGAACTCTTTCACGATATCTAACTCCATGATATGGAGCAAGAAATGATGGTGTATTTGCATAGCCACCATCAACAAGGAAGAATTTTCCTTCAGGAACTTGAAACCCATTATTCAAAGCCGATCTAAGGACTTTCGCATCCGTTGCAGATCCCTTCCAGCCACATGAGATGAAAGTGAAATTTAAATCAAAGTCGCAAGCCAACATCACATTGTGACTTAGTGTGCCCTTTCTATTCCTATATGGAGCAGCTTTGTCTCCTCTTATAGTAATAGGGATATGGGAACCATCGATTGCTCCAATTCAATTCTGCAAGGAAAAGGATGAAGAATGATTTTGTGTTCTTATGAGAAAAATAACTACTTCATAGCTAATACCTAATAAGGTACCTTGAAGTAGGGGAATAAGCATGGATTTGTACTAATCGTCTGATGGGTGTGTTGAACATTGGGAAGTTTTAGAAACCTATAGGTGAGAGCAGGGACTATGTTGAAAAATGCCTTGATATGGCGATGTAATGTCTCGCCGCTGTACTTGAACTAGAGTTGTAGATCTTCAAATGATGCATTGTGTGAAAGCATGTACAAGAAGAACCCAAGTTTTTCCTCTACCTTCACTCTTGTATCACGCATCAGATTCTCTCGTCTAAGATAGTTAGCCAATGACTTGAAGATCTCAGGTTCCGTACGGAATGCTACTCGGCAATCCATCACGtgagcttcaagtatttctcgtaGGCGCTCCTTGCCACACAATATCGATGTATGCCGACGCTTTTTGGGTACACTAGGACCCAAGAGGTGCAATGCAGGCAACAAGAAAAGCATAatatcatcatcttcctcctccctcatCCTCTTTCCATCCACACTTGTCAAATTCATATTACCACTAAGTaaccataaaataaaaaaatgtaacCAACAGGATGTCAATTTTTCATCAATGTAATGCATATCATATATGGCAGCACACACATAAATCAATGACAAAGGTAAAGGTTGGATGCATCAAACCTGAATTTTTGACTAGATTTTTTCGACGTTGTTGCTTATGTCGCTTATCTAGATGATGAACTGGTGTCTTAACTGGTTCCCACGATGGAGGTAATTCGTCCTCTCCCACTTGACCTGCAAAGAAAGCGATCTACAAAAAAAAGAATATTAGATAACATTTATGCCAAAGAAACTGTACTGAAACTGCAAACAGAAACTGGATACTAGAAACTAAAACTGCAAACTGAAACTGCAAGGGTAAAGGTAATTCttccatgaagcctatgaccctcTCTGGATGTAATCCACTGAAATAGTTCATGGCAAACCATCAACTATCAAGGTGTTGTGAAAGATTGCATGGTGAGCAGCAAACAACAAATCAATGCTACTGACATCCTGGTAACATAAATGGGATGTCTCGTCTCCCAAAACATAATTTAAAAAATTAGTGTGCCTGCATCCAGAACTTAGATATAGTAGAAAATCAGTGTGGCCGACACTAATTACTAGCAGATATCCAGAACTTAGATATAGTAGAAAATCAATGCTACTGATGTCTCGTCCTCGTAACAGAAAAGAGTGGCCGACACTAATTACTAATCCGAGCAAATCAGTATGCCTGCATCCAGAACTTAGATATACTACAGTAGACAGACTGGCAAAGTTTGAAAATGAAGCAATTAGCTCCTGCTAGTCACAGCTGCCCAGTACACAGAACCAAATTCCTAGACAAGCACATCACATGCCCCTCAACAGGCCACCAGAATGTAATCCTAGATACTTGTATCTTTTAAAACTACATGCCACTGATGTAAGAGGATGCACAAGTGTAAGACCAGGATTATTCATGAAACACTAGATTCAGAGAAACAAGATTGATGCACTAGTTTCAGAGCTATGCCAAAGAGCTGAATATAGCACCACCAGGAGATTTGGTCACATCTATGCCATCTCACTCGGTCTCTCCCTCACCTTTCCCTGTCCCAACAAGATTGTTTGGATCCACCATTCCCTCCCCAACCGCCTCCAAGATTACTCAACACACGAAGCCAAGCCCGGAACTCACAGAAACATCACACAACTCTGTCTCGAACCCTACTGGATGTAGTGATGGCGTCAGATGGGAGGCGGTCGGGGCTGGCGCCGGCGGCGGACGCCGCGTCGTGGTGCTGCGGGCGGTCGGGGCTGGCGCCGGCGGCGGACGCCGCGTCGTGGTGCTGCGGGTGATCGGGGCTAGCGGCGGTGGACCCTGCTGCTTGTGTTGTCGCTCCGCACGGACGAGGGGGGAGAGGGCGGCGGGGTAAAGATGCAGCAGATCGGCAAGAAAAAGGAGAGGACTTACCGGAGAGAAGGAAGCCGTCGTGGTCGTCGGAGGCACCGCGCCGCCGCTCGTTGTCGTTGCCGGAGACAACGCGTTGCCGCCATCAATTTCGCCTCGTCAACCCTATGTTCTGTGCGCTGTCTCGTGTGGATTTAGTTCCATGCCTCCGAGACGATTCCTTTGGACCCCGTGGAATGTACCAGGCAGACATGGTTTGGGCCGGTATTTTCCCCATCGTGGCTCAAACCAAACAACAAAATGAAACCCACGTGGAACAGTTCCCGGCCTGAAACGACCCACGTGGATTGGGCCGAGATCCCAGGCAAACCATGTGGTTTACCtactaaccaaacgaggccttaggGAAATTCTTCAAGACAcctttggtcaaattcctcaacttgatttacttttGAAATACTTCTCAGAACGCATATggcctcttcaaattcttcacacctatactctgttcacaggtacaaaatgtgtgctgacgaatctctaggttctcatcaacttaactcatctgGATCATTTCTTGAAACAAAATTGCACACCTCCTCAGAATCATCAAaatctcaaattcctcaagtgaagaaaatggctgaAGGGAAAAGACCTcagaaaggaggaaagaaggCAGAGACCAACACTGTTTTTGAAATCCGTGTTGAcatctatgatgaatattgcactcCAGATGAGGAAATTTACGGCAAGGAGACCAAATAAAAGCACAAAACGAGCATACAGAAAATTGAGACGAGATGGGCAAGAgattggaaggagtacagatacgTGAATCCAaagtacatgaagaaattcgcATTGAACCCTCCACGCCCAAGACCTCCACTTGTTGAAGGCCAAGTTTCTGATCCCACTAGCATCATTAGTGGTGAAGAATTTCCCGTGAATGTGCAAAACATCAAGCAAAGCTAAATAATTGCAAAAGAGACGGTGAGGAACTTCAACCTCGAGACTGCTGTTGTAGCTACCGCTGCCACCACCTCTCGTCCTGAAGCATGTGGCACTGAAACAGCTCCAAAGcgagctctagtgaagaaacctgttgttagagcatatatctccatatgtggttttggtaattgatgacaattcctatggactaatggttgccttaagttacatttataggatttgtccataggcacttcttgaagtccatctgttgggttcaaggagtttataggatgaccaagatggtattcaaggaattatccaaagaatggtcatagagacacaaggttgatcaagatctcagacaaagagtaaatcaagatgatcaacacacaaagcgtacaagatgtaccgagagggatcaagtgatcccatggtatggtaagcattgtccattacgtgtttgtgtactaacccatggtcttcgtgagagttctatgtgggggttaggtgtgtttccatgggcttgcgtcaaagggaagatctcatacaacccatgaagtatgacgtcaagttgtggtcgtcatcaagattgcggtgtgcaagttcaagtggatcagcacgaagatatcatgcttgaagcttgccgtccattgtggtggcaatggacttgtgaagatatgctgaagagtggatcacccatagtgagtatgggggagcaataaactagtcttcatcaagccaacgcaatcaagaaaggtggtccatct
This genomic stretch from Hordeum vulgare subsp. vulgare chromosome 6H, MorexV3_pseudomolecules_assembly, whole genome shotgun sequence harbors:
- the LOC123405522 gene encoding L10-interacting MYB domain-containing protein-like, which codes for MMFGRVSPKFVASSKKLSPKACSTKRKGTSPKGCTSKRKGASPKARASWTFEQEKTLVELFHEHNNPSFRGDNGWSTEAWNKITREMNEKHPYALFTKLQIQNKEKELKRDYRFLKEARMQSGISWDDSRKMVVAEPALWENILISFPKAKKFRSNRASFPLFDALGELHDGQTAEGTLNFTSSEPSQHPILTQVDNQPEKVVGKDPMEVQGTVGKRVEKELKKRKKADVAGMMESYIAMKTKQAGEEAAARERAKADVDEFSIKKCIAVANEIEELTTEEKVDAFDVFMNEQKREIFLSADPSSRIMWLRRQLARLA